CCAGCCGGTCAATATACCCACATTGTGACGAGTCTGTACAAGGAACATACAACCTGGCACGGATCGGAAGAGTCCTATCGCGCGGCAAAGCTGCGGCCATTCCGGTTCGATCCCCCCGCCCCCGGCTTTGCACCTCGGAACGTCATTGATCAGGAAAACCTCCCAAACAGTGTCGTTGCCCTTGAGGAACGATTGCCAATCAACGGTGACCAGCTGCTGCTCGGCGATACACCGTTCGTCCCGGCCTCGTTGAACGCGGCTTTCTCCGTCGGACCCAGCCTCTATGCCCTGCGTGCAGCCTGCTGCGTGGCCCTTCAACACACCGATCCCGATACGCTCCGCAGCGCGCTGGAAGCAGCCCTGCCGGTCTATGCCGGCCTGCCGTCACGGCAGGAGATCATTCCGTCGACCGATGATCGGGTCTGGGTCAACGATGCTCTGGCCACGGTCCCCGAAGCGGTGGCGTTTGCCCTTGGCCGTTGGCGCCAACCGCCGGTGACTCTGATCATTGGCGGCGCTGATCGCGGGCAACGTTTCACGGGGCTGGCCGAGGCGGTCAGAAGTCACGGCGAAGTCCTGCCCATTCTCTTTGGCTCCATCGAACCTATCGCCCGCGCTGACTTCAGCGCAGCCGGCGTCGAGGCCGTCAGTGTCGACAGCTATGCTGCGGCCCTCGACTTCGCCAAAGCCCATACAGTGCCTGGCGGCGTCGTCCTTTTCTCACCAGCTGCCGCCACTGAAGAGCCGTACAAGGATTACAAGGAAAGGGCTGCCCTGTTCCGCCTGGCCGCGACGGCGGGCTCGCCTGACTAATGACCGGCGACGATCACTTCAATATAGGCGTAGTAACGCGATGTTGGGTCGGTGACCCTCGCCACGCCAATATCTGAGGCATGGCGCAGCAACAGGCGACTGAATTCGACTTTATTTGACCGCCAACTGTCAAAAGCGTCCATATAATCCGCATACCCGCCCGCGACCAAGCTGCCCGCAACGTTAGGCAGGTAGTCATGGCGCAACAGCCGCTGACCAATGCCGCGCCCATTGGCATCTTCAGACGTCACATCCTGGATATGGGCAAGGTAGGCCACGTGGCCCGTGGCAATACCACTCAAGGCGGCACTATAGGTCAGAGGGGGAAAGCCCAGCGCATCACGTTCCTCGTTCACCTGCGCAATGAACGCTTCAATGGCGGTGCGCTCCTCCACGCCCAGTGTTTCGAGGGGGACCGGACTGGCGTCAGCCGTGAAATCTAATGGCGCTGTCTGGGGGGGCACCGCCGTCATGTCTGCGTTGGTCGCGGTGACCGGAACCGCCGGGGTGAAGGTCGTCGGCGCGACAATAAGCTGGGTCTCATCTTTCAGGTCGACAGGGTTATCCTCTGCCACCGGTGCAGCCTCTCCGAATATTGTACCCGGTTTGGGCTGGCGCTGTCGCAAGGGGGGCGACATCGGCGCTCTTGCCCGGGGTGACGGATCGACCGTGGGGTTGGATGCTGCCAGCAGTTCCGCAGGCAGGACCGTTTCGTCCTCACCGGACGCTGCGATAATGTCGCTTGGCGGTGCCTGATACCGGCCGTCATCCTCAGGGAGCGGCAGCTGACTCGCGCAGCCCATCATGCCGACGCTGAGGGCAGCAAGAAGCAGAGTGCGGGTCATCTGGTGTTTCTCCCCGGATAGACGACTTCACAGGTGCAAAATCCGGACCGGACAGGCATAACTGGCCTTGATTTCTGACACCTGATGGTAGGCCAGAAAACAGATTTTACCAAATGGATCAGTTCATTGCCGCAACCCCAGCCGCCCACGCCGCCTGACTATTTCTTTTTCTATGGCACGCTCATGAAGGGGCGCAGCGCGCTGTCCCGTTCTCTGGCAGGCAAATTGCGGCTCGTAGGCATGGGCACCACGCCGGGTAAGGTCGTCACGATCGAGACGCCGACCCTGAGCTATCCCGGGCTGGTCGAGGTCGGCCACCGCCTCTCGAAAGTCAGCGGCCAGGTCATGGCGCCCACCCGGTTGTTTCGAGACGAGGACTTCAAGGCGATCAATGCGTGGGAGGATTATGATCCTGCCTCGCCCACGACATCGCTCTATCGGCTGGAAATGCTGCCGGTGGCCCTGTCACTGGGCGGCACGGTCACAGCGGCAACATACGTCTACCAAGGGCCGATGCCGGCGCGGCGTCCGATGCTTTAGGCTTTGCCCGCCCCGATCCCGGGATCCTTGGCGGTAACGCCACCCTCTCCCTCAGCGAGCACGCGGGTCTTGCGCAGATCCGCAATCAGGCCATGGACCCGCTTCTTGTTCTTCCCGAAATCCCCCTTGCCGACGCGGGATCGCGAGTAGATGGCAACTGTGGACCCGGCCGCACCCGGCAATACGGCGATATCGACATCGTCCTTGAACTTGAAGAACGAGGTCACCGATACGAAGGAGAGGCGCCGGGCGCTTTCGTCCACCTCGATATCCTGCACATTGTCCTTCGACCGGACCATCTGGACGATATTCATGAACATGGCATCCGGATCGTCACGAAACTCGGGCGCATCTTCATCGGGAGTGGTTGACTGGCAAAGTCCCTCTGGCGCCACGAGATAGTGGTTCGGGGCCTTCGGGCGTTCCAGCGAGGCAAAATCGATAAAATCTGTCATGGCTGTGATATGGCGTGAAATCGCGCCCAGGCACGTCAGCGCCTATAAAATGTCGAGCACCTGTTCAGGGGGGCGACCGATAACCGCCCGGTCTCCGTTCACGAGGATCGGACGCTCCATCAGGACCGGGTTCTCGGCCATGGCGGTGAACAGGGCATCATCATCGGCATCCTTCAAGGAAAGCTCCTTATAGGTGACCTCCTTGACCCGCATCATGTCCCGGGGCGACATGCCCAGCTTCCCGGCCACCTCGCGCAGCGCGGCCTCATCAAGCGGCGCGTCGAGATAGCGGATGACCTCCACATCGACCTCCCGCTCCTCGAGCAGTTTAAGGGCTTCGCGGGATTTGGTGCAGCGGGGATTGTGATAAAGGATCATGGTCGAAGAATTAGGTCGCGCCGCCCCTAACGGCGAGCCAAATATTTCGTCGTGTCGCGGCGACGCCCGGCGGACCAGGACTGGATGTCCCCGCCGGTCTTGATGTTGAACTTGTGGATCTGCTCGCGGACGCGGTCGCTCAGCCCCTCATCCGCAAGGGTGTACAGCGCCTCGAAGGCCTGGGTGATCTGAGACCACAGGTCGGTATGCTTCGCCGTCTTTTTCGTCGTCGCGTCATCGGACAGACTGTCGACAAGAGCATGAACTCTATCCGCATAGCTGGCGAAGGCCTCACGCAGGGGCCGGTCCTTCATGATCTGCACGCTGACGGACAGGCTTTTAAGGTCGTCCAGCATGGGTGCGACATGGTCGGCCGTGATCTCCGGCGCAGGGTAGGACAGCACATTGGCGAGCCGCTTGTGAAAATCGCGCAGGTCACTGACGATATTGCCAAGATAGAGGGCGCGATCTTCGCCGGACAGCTCCGCCTCCCCCTCTTCGCCGCCCGCCGCCTCCAGCGCCCGGCTGGCCCGCGCCGACGCATCGGCTGCGATGATCTTGAGATCGCGGACCTGCGCTTCGAGTGAGGCCAGTTTGGTCGCCATGTTGCCCGCGCCCTTCACCTGCTCGTCCCGCACAAAATTGGTGATGGTCTGGATCCGCTTCCAGATGAAGCCGCCGAAACCAGCCGCCAGCGCGGCCACGGCAGCACTGGAAAAGACCCCCAGATATTCGGTGAAAAATTCCATGACACGCTCCCCTGTCCCGCCCGCTGCGGTGGCCTTGGGAGACGTTAGGCAGGTTAACACCGGGCGGCAAGGTCAATTGGCGGTTTGAAAGGAAAACAGGCACAGAGGATAAATGTCACCTTGACGTTACATTCCAGCTCGTACAATATGTCACCTAGAGGTAACATTCAAGGAGGGTGATGAGGATGACCAGCGATCTGGGCGCATTCGGGCGCAGGCTGATGTTGATGATCGGCGCGGCGGGCTTTCTGACCGCGCAACTGGCGCTACAGGATAAGGACTGGGGAATCGGCACCCTGCCCGACCGTGCGGCGATTGTCGGCATGGCCCTGTGGGGGATCGGCCTCCTCCTGATCCTTGGGCCGTGGCTGTGGCGCATGATGGGCAACGGCCTGAACGATGAGCGGGTGGAGATTGTCCGCCTGCGGGCCTTTTTCTGGGGCTACCTCTTGACCATGGCTGCCGCAGCCGTCCTGTTCGTCATGGGGGTGCAGGGCATGATCGGGGTTGAGGAAGCCGTGCACCTGATCCTGTCCGTCGGGATCGCCGCGCCCATGTTCGCCTTCGCGTTTCTGGAGTAGCGCGGTTTGGCCAAGGCCCCTGCCCTGATCGTGCACCTGAAAGAAGCCCGGCTAGATGCCGGGCTGACCCAAGCGGAGCTGGCCCGCGCGGCGGGCGTCAGCCGCAAGACCATCAATACGGTGGAGAACGGCGTCTTTATTCCGTCAACGGTGCTTTCCCTGACCCTCGCGCGGATTCTGAACCGATCAGTGGAGACGCTGTTTGAGCTGCCGGGGTGACGATGGAGAGAGGGAGTGTCAGGCACGCCAAATTGTCCGCCCAAGTCGGTTCTGATGCGCGCTGAAGCAGCGAAGCGATAGCGCATCTCACATGCGCTCAAGTAGCGAAGCGATAGCGCCACTTGAAAGTGGGAACCCGCGTGCGGCGTTGCCACGCGAAAGGGTTTAGTGATTGGAGCATGGCACAAGCCGGTCCCACCCGGTCCGCCACACGCGGCTCGCGTCTCACACCTCCGGCCTATAAAGCTCACGGAGGGAGCATCGTCTGTCGGACGAATATCCGACCACTGACCTGGCCCACCTGTGACCCTGTCAGCAACACGACACGAGACAGTTCAGCGACAAAGCGACGGTACCTGGTCGTCCCGACCCGAACTGCGTGGGGGTGTTATAGGGAGTGTAGGGAGCGTAAGGATAAATCTCCGACATCCGTTTGTCCCCGCGACGGCGGGAATCCGTCCTGTTCAACAGACTCCCGCCTGCGCGGGAGTGAGCGGAAAGAACCGGCTGTCATCCCGGCTGGAGCGCAGCGAAACGCCGGGATCCATGAACGGACCTCACGACCACCACCGCCTTCTGGACCCCGGCGTTCGCCCTTCGGGCTTGCCGGGGTGACACGGCGGCAAAATTATACTTAATATGCGTACACGGATCATCCAACTCTGCGAAGTTCAAGTCTCTGACGAATGGGAATCAATCGAATTTACAGAACGGATGAAACGCCGAAGAGCCGCGCGATCCCTTGGCGACGCCATCAAATCGGTTGTAGCGAGATCGTCGACACGCTCCCCAGACCAACGACGTTCGTCGATGCATTCTTTCAGAACGTACAACGCAGGATTTATCCTTCGAGGAGGCCAACCCATCGCCTCTTGAAATCCATAGACATCTAGATAGTATTGTTGATCCTCGAGCAACAAAGCGGCCATTTTTGCTGCATCTCTATGAACATTTCTATTCTCAAAAAGCAGTGGGTCCTGAGATGTGAGCAGTAAAGGGCACGGCGAAACTGAATAAATCTCTTGTCCTATTGTAGCGTCAGTCGTTACTAAATCGCGATATTCAAGCTCACCAAGCAACTCCACCATTTCTCTTCCGCTAAACTGTGGGCATAGCTCCGACAGATTTTCGTATAGAAAGTACTCTCCCGTGGCATTCGTTAAGTCTCCTGCTAACGCGATTGCTACTTGAGAGGCTTCTTGAGGCATATCGACAATAGGTTCAAAGTCGCGACCATAGCGGGCAACAGTAGCGACTATTGATTCGAGATCATTCACCCTGCCAATTAATTCGTGTTGCAACTCTCTTCCAGCCTGCTCTGCAATCCCCGGATGGGTGAGTGCAAAGGACCCCACAAGAAATGGCCCAATGAACGGTAACTGAACCACAAAGCTCTCGGCCAACATTCGACCATATCGACGTCTAAATTCAGGCTCAGATTTTTTCACACTCGCCCCCCTACCGCTCGACCTTCGCTTCTTCCTCGTCGGCCTTGGCCTCTTCAGGATCCAGCTTGTTGGGATCTTCGGGCAGGAATTCAAAGCGCAGCTTCTCTTCCCCGGCCTTGTGATCCACACGGACAATCCCGCCTTCGCGCAAGGAACCGAAGAGGATTTCGTCCGCAATCGGCTTTTTGATGTGTTCCTGGATCGTCCGGCTGAGCGGCCGTGCGCCCATATCCTCATCGAAGCCGTGCTCTGACAGCCAGCGGGTCGCGCCTTCGGTCAGTTCGAACGTCACATTGCGGTCGGCCAGCTGGGCCTCCAGCTGCAGCACGAACTTGGCGACGATGCGGTCGACAATCGGCTTGGACAGACCGGCGAACTGGATGATCGCATCAAGGCGGTTACGGAATTCCGGCGTGAACAGCTTGGTGATGGCCTCGTCGCGCAGGCTTTCCGCCTTGCCACGACCAAAGCCGATCTCGTTGCGGTTCGCATCCGCCGCGCCCGCATTGGTGGTCATGATGATGATCACATTGCGGAAGTCGATCTTCTTGCCGTGGGTGTCGGTCAGGGCACCATTGTCCATGACCTGCAACAGGATGTTGAAGATCTCAGGGTGCGCCTTTTCGATTTCGTCGAGCAGGACAACCGCGTGCGGGTTCTGATCGACCGCATCGGTCAGAAGGCCCCCGCCCTGGTCAAAGCCGACATAGCCGGGAGGCGCACCGATCAGACGACTGACGGTATGACGCTCCATATATTCGGACATGTCAAAGCGCAGGAGCTCCACCCCCATCATGCGGGAGAGCTGCTTGGCGACTTCGGTCTTGCCCACGCCGGTCGGGCCCGCAAACAGGTAGGAGCCGATCGGCTTGTCCGGCTCGCGCAGGCCCGCGCGCGACAGCTTGATGGCTGCCGTGAGCTGGTCGATCGCCCCATCCTGTCCATAGACGACCCGCTTGAGGTCGCCCGCCATATTGCGCAGGCGTTCGGTGTCAGATTTGCTGACGGATTTGGTCGGGATCCGCGCCATCTGGGCGATGATCTCTTCCACTTCCTTCACGCCGATTTCCTTCAGGCGGACATCGTCCTTGAACAGGCGCTGGCGCGCGCCCGCCTCGTCGATGACGTCGATGGCCTTATCCGGCAGGCGGCGGTCGGCCATGTATTTGGCTGACAGCTCCACGGCCGCCTTGATGGCATCATCCGTGTAGGAGAGCTTGTGGTGCTCTTCGAACGCGGGGCGCAGGCCACGCAAGATTTCGATTGTGTCGGGCACGGACGGCTCAGGCACATCGATTTTCTGGAACCGGCGGCTGAGGGCGCGGTCCTTTTCGAAATGCTGCTTGTATTCCTTGAACGTCGTCGAGCCCATGCATTTCAGCGTCCCCTGCTGCAGCGCAGGCTTCAGCAGGTTGGATGCATCCATCGCGCCGCCGGACGTGGCGCCCGCGCCGATGATGGTGTGGATCTCGTCGATGAACAGGATCGCGTGGTCGTGGTTCTCGATCTCTTTCAGCACCGCTTTCAGGCGCTCCTCGAAATCACCGCGATAGCGCGTGCCCGCGAGCAGCGAGCCCATGTCGAGGGAATAGATCGTGGCGTCTGCCAGAACTTCCGGCACTTCCTCATCCACGATGCGGCGGGCCAGACCTTCGGCAATGGCGGTCTTGCCCACGCCGGGATCACCGACGAAGAGCGGGTTGTTCTTCCGGCGCCGGCACAGGACCTGGATGGCGCGCTCAACTTCCTTGTCGCGGCCGATCAGCAGGTCGATGCGCCCGGTCCGGGCCTTTTCGTTCAGATTGACGGTGTAGGATTCAAGCGCCGCCGGGCCCTGCTTGCCGCTGGCCTCCTCCTCGTCCTCCTG
This genomic stretch from Parvularcula sp. LCG005 harbors:
- the murD gene encoding UDP-N-acetylmuramoyl-L-alanine--D-glutamate ligase, which codes for MTDTLILGLGVEGAAAAGYFLQHSEGHVYATDVRPENDAVPVALQFNNRFTFLSAKDAEALLDRQPLFLRSPGISPNHPLVIAATTRGLPVTTPTGYWLEHLAPPHTVTVTGTKGKSTTVSLIAFILSALGKGSAAMGNIGQPPLGPAMAWPDYPVLELSSYMMHDLPAGQYTHIVTSLYKEHTTWHGSEESYRAAKLRPFRFDPPAPGFAPRNVIDQENLPNSVVALEERLPINGDQLLLGDTPFVPASLNAAFSVGPSLYALRAACCVALQHTDPDTLRSALEAALPVYAGLPSRQEIIPSTDDRVWVNDALATVPEAVAFALGRWRQPPVTLIIGGADRGQRFTGLAEAVRSHGEVLPILFGSIEPIARADFSAAGVEAVSVDSYAAALDFAKAHTVPGGVVLFSPAAATEEPYKDYKERAALFRLAATAGSPD
- a CDS encoding CAP domain-containing protein, whose protein sequence is MTRTLLLAALSVGMMGCASQLPLPEDDGRYQAPPSDIIAASGEDETVLPAELLAASNPTVDPSPRARAPMSPPLRQRQPKPGTIFGEAAPVAEDNPVDLKDETQLIVAPTTFTPAVPVTATNADMTAVPPQTAPLDFTADASPVPLETLGVEERTAIEAFIAQVNEERDALGFPPLTYSAALSGIATGHVAYLAHIQDVTSEDANGRGIGQRLLRHDYLPNVAGSLVAGGYADYMDAFDSWRSNKVEFSRLLLRHASDIGVARVTDPTSRYYAYIEVIVAGH
- a CDS encoding gamma-glutamylcyclotransferase family protein; this translates as MVGQKTDFTKWISSLPQPQPPTPPDYFFFYGTLMKGRSALSRSLAGKLRLVGMGTTPGKVVTIETPTLSYPGLVEVGHRLSKVSGQVMAPTRLFRDEDFKAINAWEDYDPASPTTSLYRLEMLPVALSLGGTVTAATYVYQGPMPARRPML
- a CDS encoding DUF1499 domain-containing protein, giving the protein MTDFIDFASLERPKAPNHYLVAPEGLCQSTTPDEDAPEFRDDPDAMFMNIVQMVRSKDNVQDIEVDESARRLSFVSVTSFFKFKDDVDIAVLPGAAGSTVAIYSRSRVGKGDFGKNKKRVHGLIADLRKTRVLAEGEGGVTAKDPGIGAGKA
- the arsC gene encoding arsenate reductase (glutaredoxin) (This arsenate reductase requires both glutathione and glutaredoxin to convert arsenate to arsenite, after which the efflux transporter formed by ArsA and ArsB can extrude the arsenite from the cell, providing resistance.); the protein is MILYHNPRCTKSREALKLLEEREVDVEVIRYLDAPLDEAALREVAGKLGMSPRDMMRVKEVTYKELSLKDADDDALFTAMAENPVLMERPILVNGDRAVIGRPPEQVLDIL
- a CDS encoding helix-turn-helix transcriptional regulator is translated as MAKAPALIVHLKEARLDAGLTQAELARAAGVSRKTINTVENGVFIPSTVLSLTLARILNRSVETLFELPG
- the clpA gene encoding ATP-dependent Clp protease ATP-binding subunit ClpA; protein product: MAAFSENLERSIHRAIALATERKHELATLEHLLYALTDDEDAKAVLMACNVNIDELRDQLLEYIEDDLEKLIVDDSDEAKPTAGFHRVVQRALIHVETSGRNEVTGANIIVALFAERESHAAYFLHAQDMTRYDAVNYISHGLSKNPSMSQPRVPRGVQEDEEEASGKQGPAALESYTVNLNEKARTGRIDLLIGRDKEVERAIQVLCRRRKNNPLFVGDPGVGKTAIAEGLARRIVDEEVPEVLADATIYSLDMGSLLAGTRYRGDFEERLKAVLKEIENHDHAILFIDEIHTIIGAGATSGGAMDASNLLKPALQQGTLKCMGSTTFKEYKQHFEKDRALSRRFQKIDVPEPSVPDTIEILRGLRPAFEEHHKLSYTDDAIKAAVELSAKYMADRRLPDKAIDVIDEAGARQRLFKDDVRLKEIGVKEVEEIIAQMARIPTKSVSKSDTERLRNMAGDLKRVVYGQDGAIDQLTAAIKLSRAGLREPDKPIGSYLFAGPTGVGKTEVAKQLSRMMGVELLRFDMSEYMERHTVSRLIGAPPGYVGFDQGGGLLTDAVDQNPHAVVLLDEIEKAHPEIFNILLQVMDNGALTDTHGKKIDFRNVIIIMTTNAGAADANRNEIGFGRGKAESLRDEAITKLFTPEFRNRLDAIIQFAGLSKPIVDRIVAKFVLQLEAQLADRNVTFELTEGATRWLSEHGFDEDMGARPLSRTIQEHIKKPIADEILFGSLREGGIVRVDHKAGEEKLRFEFLPEDPNKLDPEEAKADEEEAKVER